One Streptomyces mobaraensis NBRC 13819 = DSM 40847 DNA segment encodes these proteins:
- a CDS encoding carboxymuconolactone decarboxylase family protein, translating into MNARLNLLGDPQAAEVVKHLVAAGKVVTDSGLPTATQELVKIRASQINGCGFCLDMHVKEAAHAGETATRLHLVAAWREATVFTDAERAALELAEQGTRIADAAGGVPDEVWANAAKHYDERQLAGLVFLIGLINAFNRMNVIIQQPAGGYRPGQFA; encoded by the coding sequence ATGAACGCGCGTCTCAACCTTCTCGGCGACCCGCAGGCCGCCGAGGTCGTGAAGCACCTCGTCGCGGCGGGCAAGGTCGTGACGGATTCGGGGCTGCCGACCGCCACGCAGGAGCTGGTGAAGATCCGTGCCAGCCAGATCAACGGCTGCGGCTTCTGCCTCGACATGCACGTCAAGGAGGCCGCCCACGCGGGGGAGACCGCGACCCGGCTGCACCTGGTCGCGGCCTGGCGGGAGGCCACGGTCTTCACCGACGCCGAGCGGGCCGCCCTGGAGCTGGCGGAGCAGGGCACCCGCATCGCCGACGCGGCCGGCGGGGTGCCCGACGAGGTGTGGGCGAACGCCGCCAAGCACTACGACGAGCGACAGCTCGCCGGGTTGGTGTTCCTCATCGGCCTCATCAACGCCTTCAACCGCATGAATGTGATCATTCAGCAGCCTGCCGGGGGCTATCGGCCGGGGCAGTTCGCCTGA
- a CDS encoding GntR family transcriptional regulator, whose protein sequence is MADQGARRLPKYQRIAAALRQAIQDGEYGPGDRLPGENDLMAAYQVARMTARQALGVLQTEGIVEARKGAGVFVRSYRPIRRRGVPRLSSASWGSGRSIWSGDIEDRTLVVDRLEVAERPAPGPVAELLGVPEGEPVRVRSRRYVLDGKPVLFSVSYLPAELVAGTSIESEDTGPGGTYARLTELGHRPVRFREEIRSRMPSGEEAERLDLAPGTPVVLICRTAFTAEGRAVEVNEMTLDSASYVLEYEFEG, encoded by the coding sequence ATGGCCGATCAGGGCGCCCGCCGCCTGCCCAAGTACCAGCGCATCGCAGCCGCGCTGCGGCAGGCCATCCAGGACGGCGAATACGGGCCGGGTGACCGGTTGCCGGGCGAGAACGACCTGATGGCCGCCTATCAGGTCGCGCGCATGACGGCACGGCAGGCCCTCGGGGTGCTGCAGACCGAGGGCATCGTGGAGGCCCGGAAGGGCGCGGGCGTCTTCGTCCGCTCGTACCGTCCGATCCGGCGGAGGGGCGTTCCGCGCCTCAGTTCCGCGAGCTGGGGGTCCGGCCGGTCCATATGGTCCGGGGACATCGAGGACCGCACGCTCGTCGTCGACCGGCTCGAGGTCGCAGAGCGTCCGGCTCCCGGGCCCGTGGCCGAACTGCTGGGGGTGCCGGAGGGCGAGCCCGTCCGGGTCCGCAGTCGCCGGTACGTCCTCGACGGCAAGCCGGTGCTCTTCTCGGTCTCGTACCTTCCGGCGGAACTGGTGGCCGGTACCTCCATCGAGAGCGAGGACACCGGGCCCGGCGGCACGTACGCCCGTCTCACGGAACTCGGCCATCGGCCGGTCAGGTTCAGGGAGGAGATCCGCAGCCGTATGCCCTCCGGCGAGGAGGCGGAGCGTCTCGATCTCGCGCCCGGCACCCCGGTGGTCCTGATCTGCCGGACCGCGTTCACCGCGGAGGGGAGGGCCGTCGAGGTCAACGAGATGACGCTCGATTCCGCCTCCTACGTCCTCGAGTACGAATTCGAAGGGTAG
- a CDS encoding DUF6255 family natural product biosynthesis protein codes for MSRPLAPTPPLKCPHPAAGWTAADGMRTCGACGTRRVDDYRALALALELPQPTQLFGPTARCRGAMTVAPYDPASARRADLLRRVREANRWSAERRP; via the coding sequence ATGAGCAGGCCCCTCGCCCCGACGCCACCTCTCAAGTGCCCGCACCCCGCCGCCGGCTGGACGGCGGCGGACGGCATGCGGACCTGCGGCGCGTGCGGCACGCGCAGGGTGGACGACTACCGGGCGCTCGCCCTCGCCCTTGAACTCCCGCAGCCCACGCAGCTGTTCGGGCCGACCGCCCGCTGTCGAGGCGCCATGACGGTCGCTCCGTACGACCCCGCCTCTGCCCGCCGCGCGGATCTGCTCAGGCGGGTACGGGAAGCGAACCGCTGGAGCGCCGAGCGGCGGCCGTGA
- a CDS encoding TMEM165/GDT1 family protein gives MISLTVTALVFGVIFLAELPDKTALASLMLGTRYRASYVFAGVAAAFVVHVALAIAAGSLLTLLPHRLLQAIVGAAFLIGAAMLLFQKEEDEEEIRKPADQSFWKVSGAGFMLILVAEFGDLTQIMTANLAARYDDPVSVGLGAVLGLWAVAALGIVGGRTLMRYVPLTLITRIAALVMLALAGFSLYEAVAG, from the coding sequence GTGATCAGCCTCACCGTCACCGCTCTGGTCTTCGGCGTGATCTTCCTGGCCGAGCTGCCGGACAAGACCGCCCTGGCCTCGCTCATGCTCGGCACCCGTTACCGCGCCTCGTACGTCTTCGCGGGCGTCGCCGCCGCCTTCGTCGTCCACGTCGCCCTGGCGATCGCCGCCGGCAGCCTGCTCACCCTGCTCCCGCACCGTCTGCTCCAGGCGATCGTCGGCGCGGCCTTCCTGATCGGTGCGGCGATGCTGCTGTTCCAGAAGGAGGAGGACGAGGAGGAGATCAGGAAGCCCGCCGACCAGTCCTTCTGGAAGGTGTCCGGCGCGGGCTTCATGCTCATCCTCGTCGCCGAGTTCGGCGACCTCACCCAGATCATGACCGCCAACCTCGCGGCCCGCTACGACGACCCGGTCTCGGTCGGCCTCGGCGCGGTCCTGGGCCTGTGGGCCGTGGCGGCCCTGGGCATCGTGGGCGGCCGGACCCTGATGCGGTACGTGCCCCTGACGCTGATCACTCGCATCGCGGCGCTGGTCATGCTGGCGCTGGCCGGATTCAGCCTGTACGAGGCGGTGGCGGGGTAA
- a CDS encoding DoxX family protein, producing the protein MPPTPTQAAPQSAPASRGSAPLTERLDAALPYVLSLFRIVVGLLFACHGAASLFGVLGGAAGTHGGTIEAGTWPGWYAAVIQLVCGVLVMLGIGTRGAALIASGSMAYAYFDMHQKVALWPIQNGGEAAAMFCWAFLLLVFTGPGAIAVSRLYSRR; encoded by the coding sequence ATGCCCCCCACACCCACTCAGGCCGCCCCCCAGTCGGCCCCCGCGTCCCGTGGCTCCGCACCGCTCACGGAGCGCCTGGACGCGGCCCTGCCGTACGTCCTCTCGCTGTTCCGGATCGTCGTCGGCCTGCTGTTCGCCTGCCACGGCGCGGCCTCGCTCTTCGGCGTCCTCGGCGGCGCGGCCGGCACCCACGGCGGCACCATCGAGGCCGGCACCTGGCCCGGCTGGTACGCGGCCGTCATCCAGCTCGTCTGCGGTGTCCTGGTGATGCTCGGCATCGGCACCCGCGGCGCGGCGCTGATCGCCTCCGGCTCCATGGCGTACGCCTACTTCGACATGCACCAGAAGGTGGCGCTCTGGCCCATCCAGAACGGCGGCGAGGCCGCGGCGATGTTCTGCTGGGCGTTCCTGCTGCTCGTCTTCACCGGGCCGGGCGCCATCGCCGTCAGCCGGCTGTACTCCCGCCGCTGA
- a CDS encoding DedA family protein yields MLDQLGALADTPWIYVIVAVSVLLDVFLPVLPSGVLVITAATAAAGSAVGTHGHTALPEMFALVACAATASVVGDLVAYRVAWRGGDRFDRAIARSRRLTAAQERLGTALLRGGGALVVVARFAPAGRSVVSLGAGVMHRRVREFLPWSALAGVTWALYSVFLGYFGGQWLGATWIGTAVSVFALFLAGAGAAFLVRRPHEPEAAAAEAG; encoded by the coding sequence GTGTTGGATCAGCTGGGGGCGTTGGCCGACACCCCATGGATATACGTGATCGTCGCCGTATCGGTGCTGCTCGACGTCTTCCTGCCGGTGCTGCCGAGCGGGGTGCTCGTGATCACCGCGGCGACCGCGGCGGCCGGCTCCGCCGTGGGCACCCACGGCCATACGGCCCTTCCCGAGATGTTCGCCCTGGTGGCGTGCGCCGCGACGGCCTCGGTCGTCGGCGACCTGGTCGCCTACCGCGTCGCCTGGCGCGGCGGTGACCGCTTCGACCGCGCCATCGCCCGCTCGCGCCGCCTCACGGCCGCCCAGGAACGCCTCGGCACCGCGCTGCTGCGCGGCGGCGGCGCGCTGGTCGTCGTCGCCCGGTTCGCCCCCGCCGGCCGCTCGGTGGTCAGCCTGGGCGCGGGCGTCATGCACCGCAGGGTCCGGGAGTTCCTGCCCTGGTCCGCCCTCGCGGGCGTGACCTGGGCGCTGTACAGCGTGTTCCTGGGGTACTTCGGGGGTCAGTGGCTCGGTGCGACGTGGATCGGCACGGCCGTCTCCGTCTTCGCCCTGTTCCTCGCCGGCGCGGGCGCGGCCTTCCTCGTCCGCCGCCCGCACGAGCCGGAAGCGGCGGCGGCGGAAGCCGGCTGA
- the snpA gene encoding snapalysin codes for MNHSMQRSLKRSTQRSALVAAATLGLALAAATAAVPATAATPASQAGQGMTRSSYVGSAQEEANNKAFFEAVMKSAKAKQAASPGLRTVTVTYDARQAPSFANQIAQSAQIWNSSVRNVRLQAGSNADFRYYEGNDSRGSYASTDGHGRGYVFLDYQQNQQYDSVRVTAHETGHVLGLPDHYSGPCSELMSGGGPGPSCTNRYPNANERSRVDSLWRNGLSAFDKQGALKKIY; via the coding sequence ATGAACCACTCCATGCAGCGTTCCCTCAAGCGCTCCACACAGCGCTCGGCCCTGGTCGCCGCGGCGACCCTCGGGCTCGCCCTCGCCGCCGCCACGGCGGCCGTCCCGGCGACCGCGGCCACCCCGGCGTCCCAGGCCGGGCAGGGCATGACGAGATCGTCGTACGTCGGCTCGGCCCAGGAAGAAGCCAACAACAAGGCGTTCTTCGAGGCCGTCATGAAGTCGGCGAAGGCCAAGCAGGCGGCGTCGCCCGGGCTGCGCACGGTCACGGTGACGTATGACGCCCGCCAGGCGCCCAGCTTCGCGAACCAGATAGCGCAGAGCGCGCAGATATGGAACAGCTCCGTCCGGAACGTCCGCCTCCAGGCGGGCTCCAACGCGGACTTCCGGTACTACGAGGGCAACGACTCGCGCGGCTCGTACGCGAGCACCGACGGCCACGGCCGCGGGTACGTCTTCCTCGACTACCAGCAGAACCAGCAGTACGACTCGGTGCGCGTCACCGCCCATGAGACCGGCCACGTCCTCGGCTTGCCGGACCACTACTCGGGCCCGTGCAGCGAGCTGATGTCCGGCGGCGGCCCCGGCCCGTCCTGCACCAACCGCTACCCGAACGCCAACGAGCGCAGCCGGGTGGACTCGCTGTGGCGCAACGGGCTGAGCGCGTTCGACAAGCAGGGCGCGCTGAAGAAGATCTACTGA